The Salvia miltiorrhiza cultivar Shanhuang (shh) chromosome 1, IMPLAD_Smil_shh, whole genome shotgun sequence genome has a window encoding:
- the LOC130993975 gene encoding cytochrome P450 71AU50-like — translation MAWILAAAIAAITSFLYLLHQWRNLSSKKKLPPGPKGLPIIGHFHLLGKNPHQDLHRLARKHGPIMYTRFGSIPTIIVSSPSAAELFLKTHDLIFADRPHHEAAYYLGYEQRNIVFGRYGPYWRNMRKLCTLELLSSLKIAQFEPMRKAELGILVSSLREAAAAREAVDLSARIMSNNADMTCLMVFGRKFAERDFDERGFKEVMAETMAEAAAFNLGDYFPYLRWLDLQGSARRLRKLSGIFDKFLERIIDDHVVKKERSHDFVDTIMAILDSGEAGFDFDRRHVKSVLLDMLLAGIDTSAAAAEWALSELIRHPKVMKKLQKEVEEIVGPNQMVEESHLSSLKYLDCVIKESMRLHPVGPLLIHQAREDCEVAGFHIPNQARVLVNTWAIGRDPDAWTDPERFAPERFLESHVDLRGRDFQLIPFGSGRRGCPGLQLGLTTVSLMVAQLVHCFDWELPHGTAPADLDMSEQFGLVTSRDKHLMAIPIYRLRL, via the exons ATGGCTTGGATTTTGGCGGCGGCAATAGCAGCGATCACATCATTCCTCTACCTGCTTCATCAATGGCGGAACCTCTCAAGCAAGAAGAAACTCCCTCCCGGCCCAAAAGGGCTTCCCATTATCGGCCATTTCCACCTACTAGGCAAGAATCCTCACCAAGATCTCCACCGCCTAGCCCGCAAGCACGGCCCGATCATGTACACGCGCTTCGGCTCCATCCCAACCATCATCGTCTCCTCCCCCTCCGCCGCCGAGCTCTTCTTAAAGACCCACGACCTCATCTTCGCCGACCGCCCCCACCACGAGGCCGCCTACTACCTCGGCTACGAGCAGCGCAACATCGTCTTCGGCCGCTACGGCCCCTACTGGCGCAACATGCGCAAGCTCTGCACGCTCGAGCTCCTCAGCTCCCTCAAGATCGCCCAGTTCGAGCCGATGAGGAAGGCGGAGCTCGGGATCTTGGTGAGCTCgctgagggaggcggcggcggcgcgtgAGGCGGTGGATCTGAGCGCTAGGATTATGTCGAACAACGCTGATATGACGTGCCTGATGGTGTTCGGGAGGAAGTTCGCGGAGAGGGATTTCGACGAGAGGGGGTTTAAGGAGGTGATGGCGGAGACGatggcggaggcggcggcgttcaATCTCGGCGACTATTTCCCGTATCTTAGGTGGCTGGACCTTCAGGGCTCGGCGCGCCGGCTCAGGAAGCTGAGTGGTATTTTCGATAAGTTTCTTGAGAGAATCATTGATGATCACGTCGTCAAGAAGGAGAGGAGTCACGATTTCGTGGATACGATCATGGCCATTCTTGACTCCGGCGAAGCCGGATTCGACTTTGACCGCCGCCATGTCAAGTCCGTCTTACTG GATATGTTGCTAGCTGGGATAGACACTtcagcggcagcagcggaaTGGGCCTTGTCTGAATTAATTAGACATCCAAAAGTAATGAAGAAACTCCAAAAAGAAGTAGAAGAAATTGTGGGGCCAAACCAAATGGTGGAAGAGTCTCATCTCTCCAGCCTCAAATACCTTGATTGCGTGATCAAGGAATCCATGAGGCTTCACCCGGTGGGCCCGTTGCTCATCCACCAGGCCAGGGAAGACTGCGAGGTCGCCGGGTTCCACATTCCGAACCAAGCAAGAGTTCTGGTGAACACGTGGGCCATCGGGAGGGATCCCGATGCTTGGACCGACCCCGAGAGATTTGCCCCTGAGAGATTTCTCGAGAGCCATGTGGATCTCCGGGGTCGAGACTTTCAGCTCATACCGTTCGGGTCGGGTAGAAGGGGCTGCCCCGGGTTGCAATTGGGGCTAACCACTGTTAGTTTGATGGTAGCCCAATTGGTTCATTGCTTTGACTGGGAGCTTCCTCATGGAACGGCGCCGGCTGATTTGGACATGTCTGAGCAGTTTGGTCTGGTCACTTCTAGGGATAAGCATCTCATGGCTATTCCAATTTACAGGTTGCGTCTTTGA